A genomic segment from Daphnia pulex isolate KAP4 chromosome 5, ASM2113471v1 encodes:
- the LOC124193734 gene encoding allatotropins-like, with translation MKGKGAFLMVLAGWGLIGLMILTTAVEAAPHPADYTSSSVNNQRDFRSRRGFKTVGLATARGFGKRAPSLSNFNSFQDAAEQMMQQQEENPSSDPDVFPVDWLVNYLQNKPDVIRYMVEHLLDHNGDGQVTSQEMMTSLQQQRED, from the exons ATGAAAGGGAAAGGTGCGTTTCTGATGGTACTGGCCGGATGGGGATTGATAGGCCTGATGATTTTGACGACAGCAGTCGAAGCCGCGCCACATCCCGCCGactacaccagcagcagcgtcaACAACCAGCGCGACTTTAGAAGTCGGCGCGGTTTCAAAACGGTCGGCCTGGCGACGGCGAGGGGCTTCGGTAAACGCGCTCCGTCACTATCAAATTTCAACTCCTTCCAAGATGCAGCCGAACAGATGATGCAACAGCAGGAGGAAAATCCAAGCAGCGATCCCGACGT TTTCCCTGTGGACTGGCTGGTGAACTACCTGCAAAATAAGCCGGACGTGATCCGCTACATGGTGGAGCATTTGCTGGATCACAACGGCGACGGTCAGGTGACATCTCAAGAAATGATGACATCGCTACAGCAACAGCGGGAAGATTGA